The Nocardia vinacea genome contains the following window.
GCGCAGCCACGGCTGCCAATCCGAATTCCGCTGCAGGACAATGAAGGCCCACACACCGGCGGTGAGAATGAGTGCGGCGGAACCGATACGACCGAATGCATCGGCGCGGCGACGCCACATTTCGTGCACACCCAGTGCGAACATTCCGGCCACGGCGGGCCCGATCGCCAACGTGTAGTAGGCGTGCATGCCGCCCTTCATAGTCGAGAACGCGATGCCGTCGATGATCAGCCACAAGCCGAAGGTCAATGCCGCGCCACGAACCAGATCGGTGCGTGGTGCGCGCCACCGGGATGCCAGCACCAAGGCGAAGGCGAGAATCGCCGCGGGCAGCAACCAGGAGATTTCATAGCCGATTTCCCCGGTGAACAGCCGGTCCGGACCCGAACCGAATCCGCCGAACCCCTGTCCGCCTCCGGCATTGTGCGGCATTTGGTAGCCGGGTGGCAGCTCGAAGCGGTTGCCGCCCTTGTGGTTCCGGCCGAGGAAGCGGGCGAAGCCGTTGTAGCCGAGCACCAGATCCATGAATGTGTTATTCGTGGATCCGGCAAGATACGGCCGCGAGGATTCCGGCCACAGCATGGTCAGCACCACGAACCAGCCGGAGGAGACGACCAGCGCGCCCGCCGCGGCCAGCAGATGCCACAGCCGCGTGCGCAGTTCGGTCGGCGCGACGATCAGATAGGCGATGCTCAATGCGGGCAAGACCATCAATCCCTCGAGCATCTTCGCCAGGAATGCGAAGCCGAGCGCGACACCGGCCAGCATCAGCCACCGCACACTCGCCTGCCGCAGGGCTCGGATCGTGCAGTACGCGCCCGCCGTCATCAGCAGGACCATCACCGCATCGGGATTGTTGAACCGGAACATCAACGCCACCACCGGTGTCATCGCGAAGACGGCACCGGCGAGCAGTCCCGCGCCGCGGCTCTGCGCCGCCCTGGTCACCGCGCCATACATCAGCGCGACCGTCGCGACGGCCATGAGTGCCTGCGGTATCAGCATGCTCGCACTGCTGAATCCGAACAGCTGACCGGAAAGTCCCATCACCCACTGCGATACCGGCGGCTTGTCGACGGTGATGAAATTCCCGGGATCCAGCGATCCGAACAGCAGCGCCTTCCAGTCCCGCGAGCCCGACCAGGCCGCGGCGGCATAGAAGCCATTGCCCATGGCATTGACGGTGATATTCCATAGATAGGCCACGGCCGTCGCGATCAGCAGCACCGCCAGCCCGATGCGCTCCCACCGTCTGATCGGCGGCAACGCTGCCGCGGGTGCGGGCGGGGTCGTATGGGGCGGCGTCGTATCGGGTGGGGTCGTATCGGGCAGGGACGCCGGGGCACTGGTCACTGTCACCTGGGGAGTATCACAGCCGTCCCGGTGGAGCCCCTTTGCGTTTCCTGTCAGTCCGCTGTGAGCCTGCCCCTAACCCTGTGACCATGGGATTTGGGCCGCTAGGTGCGGTGACTGATCTGTTCAGATCGCCGGAATTTCGCGTTGGAACCAGTCGAGGATTTGCGGGAGCGCGACGCGCGCGGTGGCGGAGTGGTCGATATCGCCGAGATCGGTGAGGGTGGCCCGGTCGGTGCGCATGGCTTGCAGACAGTGTTCGGCATTGGCGTAGAGCACATTTCGATCGCCGGTGGCGGCGTAGAGGTGGACCGGAACGCGCGGGGTCCAGTCGCACGTGCCATCGCTGGCAGCCACCGCTTCGCGCGCGGTTCCGGTCGGATCTTGTGCCAGGGCAAGGAACTTCGGCGTCAGCAAGAGTTCGGGGCGCACGGGTAGGGCAGTGCCGATGGTGATCTCGTTCTGCCGTCCGTCGAAGAGTTGTTCGACGCGATCGGCAATCGGTTCCTGGAAGGCGTCGACGGGCCGGTCGTAGAGGTGATAGATCCGGTTCATCGCGGTGATCCAATAGGCGAGGTAGAAGACCGCGACCGCCGGGAGGACCCGGCCCTCGATGGCGCCGGGCGTCTCGACGTGCTGAACGTCGTAGGGGCCGCTGATCGGTGCCAGGGCGGCCAGTCCGAAGCCAGGGGCGTCACCGCCCTGTAGCGCCTTGCCCAGTGCCGTCGCGGCCTGGCCGCCCTGGGAGAAACCGGTGACGAGGACATCGGAATCGAGGTCGTGCTGCTGTCCGGCGGCCATAGTACGGGCAGCGCGCAGCAGATCGACCGA
Protein-coding sequences here:
- a CDS encoding glycosyltransferase family 39 protein — its product is MTVTSAPASLPDTTPPDTTPPHTTPPAPAAALPPIRRWERIGLAVLLIATAVAYLWNITVNAMGNGFYAAAAWSGSRDWKALLFGSLDPGNFITVDKPPVSQWVMGLSGQLFGFSSASMLIPQALMAVATVALMYGAVTRAAQSRGAGLLAGAVFAMTPVVALMFRFNNPDAVMVLLMTAGAYCTIRALRQASVRWLMLAGVALGFAFLAKMLEGLMVLPALSIAYLIVAPTELRTRLWHLLAAAGALVVSSGWFVVLTMLWPESSRPYLAGSTNNTFMDLVLGYNGFARFLGRNHKGGNRFELPPGYQMPHNAGGGQGFGGFGSGPDRLFTGEIGYEISWLLPAAILAFALVLASRWRAPRTDLVRGAALTFGLWLIIDGIAFSTMKGGMHAYYTLAIGPAVAGMFALGVHEMWRRRADAFGRIGSAALILTAGVWAFIVLQRNSDWQPWLRWTIIVISVLAAVGLLIASVPAAGRRRLRDRVTSVLVIAGIIAGLGGSTAYAVATLPQSHTGGGPTVGPAKARKPDSQQQSQVGRIMGGNFAEPQVVKMLSDTTTRWSAAVDRSSTAATLELASRTAVIAIGGFTSEDPVPTLDQFQELVRTHQVRYYLAQEVQLPDSWRVRNQGDAATPAPEDEPWRPIGHKDIGDWVAAHYQAVHIGNVAVYDLAATPN